In the Arachis ipaensis cultivar K30076 chromosome B10, Araip1.1, whole genome shotgun sequence genome, one interval contains:
- the LOC107621628 gene encoding uncharacterized protein LOC107621628 — translation MLPTIQPGRDLTLTEADSHAAATFFKCTSWQVEETLDLLNCPYHYVCETTYPANYPPYVDILVLLFATASYLVTLVIVATIARSRYSSSSSSSSTQRTTRYLLPCGPISLPLVILTFAKGPQINTLFPISSTGPAILHLVLISALVFDSQEEEEEEEEEDENKKKKDLRYALFAASTVSGILHASLYLDYVVVPYYTGLDAMKNSRLSGECDSCVCRKEELVVGGKVVRYRAWSLTTFMVVGVLCFRIICRIAAAGNNRIMLQRIKGLMERLSWLFIFLDCVYLAAKSPHHHHHATLAASFGAILLLILLHLLKQASFLFSSILPFPTHLIVNRNSLVKPL, via the coding sequence ATGCTCCCAACAATCCAACCTGGACGGGACCTAACCTTAACAGAAGCAGATTCCCATGCCGCCGCCACATTCTTCAAATGCACTAGCTGGCAAGTCGAGGAAACCTTAGATTTACTGAATTGCCCTTACCATTATGTGTGCGAGACAACTTACCCTGCAAATTACCCACCTTATGTTGATATCTTGGTCCTCCTCTTCGCGACAGCTTCTTATTTGGTGACACTTGTGATTGTTGCTACCATTGCAAGGTCtcgttattcttcttcttcttcttcttcatcaacacAAAGAACAACAAGGTACCTGCTTCCATGTGGACCAATATCACTCCCACTAGTGATCTTAACCTTTGCAAAGGGTCCTCAAATCAACACATTATTCCCAATATCATCCACTGGCCCTGCAATTCTCCACCTGGTCCTCATCTCTGCATTGGTCTTTGACTctcaggaggaggaggaggaagaggaagaagaagatgagaacaagaagaagaaggacTTGAGGTATGCATTGTTTGCAGCATCGACAGTATCAGGAATCCTGCATGCAAGCCTGTACCTGGACTATGTGGTGGTGCCTTATTACACGGGCTTGGACGCGATGAAGAATTCGAGATTGTCAGGAGAGTGCGATTCTTGTGTGTGCAGGAAAGAGGAGCTGGTGGTGGGAGGGAAGGTGGTTAGGTACAGGGCTTGGTCACTCACCACTTTCATGGTTGTTGGGGTTCTCTGTTTCAGGATTATATGCAGAATCGCCGCCGCCGGCAACAACAGAATCATGTTGCAGAGGATTAAGGGGCTTATGGAAAGGCTAAGCTGGCTTTTCATATTTCTGGATTGTGTTTATCTCGCAGCAAAAtcacctcatcatcatcatcatgcgaCACTTGCTGCTTCTTTTGGAGCCATATTGCTTCTCATTCTACTTCATCTCCTCAAACAGGCctcctttttattttcttcaatCCTTCCATTCCCAACACATCTCATCGTGAATCGAAATTCTCTAGTTAAACCGTTATAA